A single window of Nitrospirota bacterium DNA harbors:
- a CDS encoding sugar ABC transporter permease, which produces MTSAKNGNGYRFVSPVLILLLLITVYPVLYVVYLSLNRRLLIFDISRFAGIENYLFLLRDDRFWNALKNTVYFTVSSVTLELLTGLSIALLLNRQFRMKGIIRAIVLIPWAVPTVVSAKMWEWIYNTDFGILNYITGIKINWLGSPLYETGQYLCCRIHRNSPDEFYSCGCQEIHPSASRL; this is translated from the coding sequence ATGACCTCAGCTAAAAATGGTAACGGATATAGATTTGTTTCGCCTGTCCTTATATTATTACTTTTAATTACAGTATATCCTGTCTTGTATGTCGTGTATCTCAGCCTCAACAGGAGGTTGCTCATCTTTGATATATCAAGGTTTGCAGGCATTGAAAATTATCTTTTCCTGTTGAGGGATGACAGGTTCTGGAATGCGTTGAAGAACACTGTGTATTTTACTGTATCATCAGTAACGCTTGAATTGTTGACAGGCCTCTCTATAGCCCTGCTGTTGAACAGGCAGTTCAGGATGAAAGGCATAATAAGGGCAATAGTCCTTATCCCATGGGCTGTACCAACCGTTGTCTCTGCAAAGATGTGGGAGTGGATATATAATACAGACTTCGGAATATTAAATTATATTACGGGCATTAAGATAAACTGGCTTGGCAGCCCTTTATATGAAACCGGCCAATACCTTTGTTGCAGGATTCATCGGAACTCCCCTGATGAATTTTATTCCTGCGGTTGTCAGGAAATTCACCCCAGTGCAAGTAGATTGTAA